The genomic interval ATGCCTATTAATGTATAACTCTTCATTTCCCCAAAATCCCAAACCTCTTTATCTTGTGAACTCCTAAAACTCTTCATCTCCTCATCTCTACATCTTCCCATAATATTTATGAGTAATTTTAAGAGTTGTGGCTTTTCATATTGCTCTTAGACTATaaatagagactttgcaatCTTGTACAACATACCTCTAATAGAGGAGGGATTCTATGAAACGGGGATACTACTCATGTGGTATCCCCATCCAATTAAAATTTaccacatcattttttttatttgttaaattttaaaaaatttaatcaaataagtttttattttatttcattttgaaagCCTCATCCTCATCCAATTAAATGATTTAGCGATAAGAGAAACTCCAAATCCTCTAATCGCTCACAACCGGTGTTTGAAATCGCTATGTCATTCACATCTCCGATGCCCCTCACCGACCAACAATTATTCTTTGGCCTCTTAGAACTTCAGACCTAAGATTGGTTTTTTCGATTTGTTCTTCACATTGGTCACCGTCTATCTCTCCAATATAGTTCCTCTCTCTAATGCCCCTCATCAGTTTATGTACTAATTATAACTAACATTGTATACTTGGCTTGGattgaatcatatatatatatatatatatatatatatatatataagcagcTTTTTTAGGAACAAtaaatccaaacaaatgaagagTCATAAGGAAGAAGTTCTCAAGCATTGCGAGATTTctcataaacaaacaaacaaacattgaCACTTTCAAGCTTAAATAATCTACAAATATCATCAAATTATAGCCCTAATTATATTGACATTGAATGCTTAACATGAATTTCAAATTAAACGCTaagcaaaatcttaaaaaaaaaaagacttttgaAGGGAAAATGGTTCAAATGATAATAGAGAAGAGAATCGAAACTAGAATTTCATAGAATAATGCGAAGATAAATGATTGGAAAAATAGAAAGCGAAGCAGAACTCACAAATAAGAAGAGAAGAGCCGTGTCTTGAAGActgaaagaattttttaaaattttaaaagtataaaaatgagatatttgtAGAACTCACAAATTTTGTAGAACTCACAAATAATAAGAAGCGAAGCAGAACTCACAAATTTTAATTGGATGGGATAACAGCTGTGGTATCGCAGTGAAGTTGCCTATTTCTCTACTATCCACTTGGTATTAGTCTTTGTTTGCCTTCTTaatttataacaatatatatatacatatattattattattattaataaggcATCCCCTAATTTGATGATCTATAATCTCCTCAGAAGACATATCAATACTTGTATCTTCTTGAGCTATGGGGTAGGATGAATAGAGGAGGAGACGGAGAAGAGGGATTTGCGCCGATGCTTGCAATACAGGCATGGTTATCCTTTCCTGTTTTTGTGGGGAACAAGAGCTTCGGGATGGTGATAGCCTTGGCCTCATTGGAACCATTGGAGAAAAGTGCAAAAAGAGGTAGGAGATGGAGAGATCTTGAGAGAGTCAGCAAGGGTTTGCATTAGCATGGCATCGGAGAGGTTAGATGCTATGAAAAACTCACTAGCGAGGAGCACACCGGCTCTAGAAGAAAAGGCGAACATCTTGGAATCCTAGAGGTTCTTGAATTTGGAATTCCAATTAggcaagaaaattaaaataaattaaaaaggaatttaaaaataaatctattaaaaattaaattagtgaTGATATGGAGTAAGTGAGGtgtaataaacaaaaagtttgaTATGAAAATTTATGATTGGGTAGGATATGCGCACTTTCATCCAACCCTTTAGGTTAGGACCAATGTTTTTAGAATCAGACCTGATCGGGCGGTCGGACTGGAAGAACCGGGAACCGGGCCATAGTTCGGTCTATTTCTATAGAGCTCATTGACCAGAAGTCAACTTGGTCAAACCCATCAAACCTGGCGAACCGGCCAGTTTGACCAGAACCGGGTTGACCCTagttctaaatttttgtttttaaacattaGAACATTATGGCTAGATTAGATcccaatcttcttcttcttcttcttcttcttcttcttcttccctagtTCTAAGGTTTTTTTAATCTCACTAGGGTTTGGATTCTTGGTTTCTAGTGGTTATTTTAGTTGTGGATTTACCTACAATGTAGTTTGTGTTCTTGTGTTTTGCAAGCCGATTCTCACGCCTCAATGGGTAAAAAAAGCTAGAAACAATGCTGGAACTCGGTTGTATCTGTGTAGTTTTAATAGCTGGTTTTGTCGTAGGAGTAGTGATCCCATGGACTCGAGTCCGTGGGATCTAAAGTGCAACCAAGACGTGGCTGCACAGCAGCCACGCCTTttgcttttttataaaaaactaaaattgtcACATTATTAAAGTTtaaactataagaaaaataaacaaagggtAGTATGGTCATTTACTTTAACCATACTGCCAAATTACCAATTTCTTTCCCTTTGGCAGTATAGTTAAAGTAAATGACTATATTgccctttgtttatttttcttacaGTTTAAACTTTAATAATGTGACAGAATTagttttttatagaaaaacaaaaagcgtGGTTGCTGTGCAGCCATGTCACAGCACCCACGTCTCGGTTGCACTTTAGATCCCACGGACTCGAGTCTATGGGATCACTATTCTTGTTGTAGGTGATTTTTGTTTTCACCTTTATTGGATTGATCTTTGTTCCCATTGGTGCCGCTTCGTTGTTTGCTTCCAATAATGTATGTTTTAGTGGAATGGTATTAATTCATGTGGTTAAGGATTTGTTTGTTAATATATCGGTAATTGTTTGTTCTTACATATTTGTTAAGTACATTGTATTACTAAGTTAtcttccaaacaaaaaaaatagagggatcatgcatgtgtgtgtatatatatatattctttttaggTGCCCAAGGGCCAAGGATATGGATCAACCTATTTATgtgtagtatatatattataattattacttcATCCGGTTCAACCAAATCGGGCCATCCGGTCCAACTGATTAACCTATTACTCAGTTGTTTGGCCGGTTCATTTTCTCGGTCCAGTTCTGAAAATATTAGTTAGGACAATCAACTAATTATTTAGGGTGCCTTGCTATCTCTACGCCAATCCCTTTGTTTGACCCTACCTCATGGCAGAGCTCCAACCGTGCACACAAACCAAAAGGAATTCTCAGGAAACCAATAAGGATGCAACGgtagaagaaattaaaatttgttgattttttaattgtttatgtgTATTGATTATGTGTAAATACtgatgaaaatattattgatacaatttaaaattttctaatatattacaaattgtGGCAGCATGCACGATATACAAATTTTTAGATTGAGtctgaaattataaatttatgaatgattttataatcaattatttacatGTGTAAAAGATGTATTGTGGACatgtttttgtatatttataataatagaaatatatataaataaacttaaggtaatcaataaaaattacaattatattaaagtaatatgtataataattaaaaattttaaattgataattaaagtaactaatatatatatatatatatatatatatatatatatatatatattggaacaTATGGAAAAGGCATACATAGAACATAATGGGGTGTTGGGTAACCTCACATTTAATAACGATATAACTCAAATATATCTAGCTAAACATTTACTcctctgttcttttttatttgtcaaatttaTCTACTTCACACTCATTAAgaaaattggttgaagttgattaacaatctaaatttttataaaaaaatttcattatttttcaaaactaccCTAATTTAAAACTCCACTAAGTGGAGTATATGATGTAAtgtttagttgattgtgatttattaaaaattatacaaatatattaaattaaaagataaatttgaggaaaaaaaaatatttaatgttgcacaaaatttctaatgtgacaagtaaaagtaaaaagaacAGAAGGGtatttttcaagtttaaattcataaatttttttaacaaaatacaaaatattatattccacaatttttttatttacaggtTGCAGCTTACAACCATATTCAaccaaacattaaattaaaaattttattaatattactgCTACTTTGGAAcacctaaatttttttactacttaacttatatattataaatttttttatcaaaaatatttaaataatagaatttatttatttatttttgctatGTATAGCATAGCCATAGAATAGAAACCTTTATATTTTAACCCAGCTACCTTATTTCATAAGTGATGTAGAATTATGCCATTCAATTTTAAGTAATATATGCCTctattttaatcatttatttaaattaactatattggttttttgtttttggaaaaatcaaaaatcTTAATACCGAAAAAATCCACATAATTTTGTGCATCCCCAAAACTCACTGTAAAAAAAGTCCCCAAAATTTATTTACTTCATCttcttaacaaaaataatataatttaacaaaaaaataaattttctaattaCCCTCATCCCATCTCTTCCTATCGCTGTTCCGTTGCTAATTACACAAGAGAAGGAAGGAGGTGAGAATTCGGTAACAAGATTATTGAGGAAActtttattggaaaaaaaatcacaatgcAGATGACGAAATAATAAGAAAGAATAAAGCCAGGGACTTACAAGTAATTAACGCTGCTACAAAAGCTAATCCACGTGCCCAAACTGGTCCCAAAGATGTTCAAAGGCATCTGTTTCGAGCCCATCAATCAATTCCCATATGAGAACACATTTATCTACGAACTCTTGGATCTAATCTTGAGATCAACAAAAGAATAATCAAACGGCTAATAATATCCCCGCACTATAAAACCCTCCCCACATAAAATCCACCCCATCTTGAAACTGACAACAGTTTCAAGGAACAAAACTCaatcacaattaaatattttaaagtcaaagaaagaaaggagccGTTGCCAAGAGATAATATGACCGTTGCCCAGTTACTCCCAATTCTGCTTCACTTCTTTGGtccttcaaaacaaataaaaaaaaaatgtaacagatataaagagagagagagagagagagagagagagagagaggagaggagaggatGGTGGCCAAGACTCCAACCAAGGAGAAGAGAATGGCAGCAGCTCTGAATCCAACTCTAATCAGAGAAACTGTTAAGAAGGTAAGAAATCTAGTCatcttcttttcaatttttttttaaagtaaactTTGACTGATCTTTGTGGTATTGTTCAGGTGGATCAATGCATGGCTCGTTTACAGGAACTCCAGTATACAGTGAATGGGAGAACAAAAGTGGTTGCAGGAGTGAAGCTCAGTCCTCGTAGCACCAGAGGTTATCTCAAAACCAGCCTGAGATGCAAACAAGAATCTATAAGGTCCAGTTATTCTTCTTGCAAAACTGTTTTCcaacatatttattttgtgattttttttttcttcacaatAAATGAATTTCAGGATGAAGAATGCAGCAGCTGCAAAATCCCCAGGGAAGTTTCAAGAAAGCACAAATGGTAAGTAAATTTGTGCAAAACCCCAGAAAATTCTTCCAGTTTGTTTGTCTTATCATTGATAATTAGAATGGCTTGTTGACAAAACAGGGGAATGGCGAAGAATGTCATTGCCGGCAATGTTGTTAGGAGAAACAGTGGTTGAAATTCTCCAAGCTAGTAAATTTGCCAAAGAAATAGTAACCAAAACAAGAACAATAAATGATCCAAAGACTCCTGGTTCTTGTTCAGTGCGTAGAAACAAAACCAAAGCAAGAATACATTGTGAGAGCACTGAGCTTCGAACTAAACGGACACAAGAGAAACAACAGTTGAGAAGATCTCGGCGTTTTGAGTCAAACTCTACTGTGATTCCTAGAGCTCGATCACGTATTACCTTCAAAGCAAGTTCACCATCTCCAAGCAAAGCGAGTGTCTTGATGAGAAGGCATTCAGTGACGGCACAGCGAGTGTCACCAAAGAACAGGCCTTGGGCTAAGAAGACAGTGCTCTTTCCGAATCCACTCTTCTTGGATTCAACACAGCAGAAGCAGGAACAGTTTTACAAGACCAGGTCTCCCATAATCTCAAGATTAAGGCAACAGACACCAAGAAAGTTTCTTGTTAAGTCACCAACAACGTCCTTGAAATCACAATTCAAGAACAAGAAGGCTGTTCCTGTGGTAACTAGTAATCagttatcttcttcttctcctattAGAACAATGGCATTGGCGAAGGCACAGAGATGTTCCTTCTCACCCTCAAAATTGGCCAGCAGATTCATTTCTCCATTGAAGATGAGGAAGAGTATGAATATGTAGAGTTTTGTAAGCTCATTGGGCTGATGAGACTGAAGTTGAATAATGCAGAAAATAAGGCAAATTAAGGAAAGCTTTGATGTCTATACTTTGTGTTAATTattgtcttttttgttttttaatcttgtTCCTGAATTGTGTTCTAATCTGCATTGTAATCTCTCCACATggaaatatatgaaaaacatgataTTTGATTCTTTCATTATTAATGTGTCATTATCAAGCATTTTTAAAGTAACCATATAAACTAATAAGTCATGTACTAATTTTGATCTCTTTGATAGAATAGTTGATCCTGAAACATATATCAAGAATCAAGTGGCTCACTAGTGCTAGGAATAGAGTTCAATGGCATATAAGAGATTGTTCTAATCTGGTTTACTGAAACACTGGGAATTCTTAGATttcaattaaaatgattaatagCATTACCTAGACTTTCCTCAAATAaaggaaaacatgaaaattaaGTAGATCAAATAGAATAACCTTCAATATAGTTGAACTTAATCACAGGAAAAGAGTTCATCAACAATTGAACAAGCCAATGATACGTAAATGTGGATAAGGCGCAAGGATGATTTTGATAAGTCTCATCAttgcaaattaaattaaaaagaaaagagtagATAACAATACCTGACTCAATACATGGACTTGATTTTCACACATCTTCAATCTCTAATCAGGATCGAAATATTGGGGAGAAGTGTTATTTCAgcaattatataattatgtaaataaaaagaACTTCACATTCAGATTTCAAGTGAAAATAAATCCCTCCTGCGTCAAATTAGTTCAGAAATacgtaaaaataaaattttttaggaGAAAATGCTgaaactttttatatataatctaaGTTATGTGTCagctattattaattatagttTGTACTTATGAAAAATCAGGTTGTGtacaataattttgaaatactAAATCATAGCTTTATTCATGATCCATAGCCATTGTTATTTAGACTTTATGCGTCACAGTTTAGTTTATTTTGAACTAGGGGTGGTAACAGGGCGGGGTGGGGGCGAGGATGCCCCTCCCCATCCCCGTCCTCCCCATCCCCGATTCCCCAATGGGGAATTCTCTTCCCCATCCCTATCCCCGCCgggatccccacggggatttctctagttgtaaaaatattattacatattggaacataaaaacaactcaacataaatatacataaaattatgataagatcAAAACTACTTAACATGGGGctcttatatctaattttaattgttattagtttaaaataaatagtttatgtgattagcgcaattaaattaaaattagagttttttatattattatctaggccatttaattttttttatgttggaaaaattatacatacatatatgcatcatatatatatatatatatatatattattatttattttagggtCGGGGGATCCTCACGGGGCGGGGAGGGCattccccgtccccatccccgatTTAGGAAATGGGGACGGATTGGCCCCCGTCCCTGCCCCCATGGGGAAGGAATTCGGGGAATCCCCATCCCCGTCGGGTCGGGTCCCCGCGGGgatcggggattccccgcctcaTTACCACCCCTATTTTGAACTGTGTTTTATTCAAGTGTGGATTGAATTGCAGTTACTGGTATAGAGGGCCACACAATTGTGTAAGCTTGTGATGGAATAGCTCACgtattatgattatatatagggaaaaggatttcattgttttttatgcAAACCGCCATTTTATACACTGTCATTGCAACGGTTTACAGAACTGCGATGACATATTTCCATTTAGTAGTGgtacacttttttttaattccctattaaatttttttctttctttggattGAGATTAGGTTTATTAAATTGAACCAAATTAACAATATCATTATACACCATAATTAATCTCTCATTGAATATTAGTCTAATTTAATATTTCCACACTcactaaaatacaaaaaatgcaaCAATGCCCCACATGTGattattgtttgtaatttgagttttttttttgttaaatctgGAACGGTAATATGTAAGACTGTAGTAGATATTTTTTGTTTGGAGTTTAGACTAAACTATGATGTCTACGATCATGTTTCCTCATCAAATGGATGGATTCTAcgatcataatttatttatttttatgtgggCATCACAACTTGTTTAAGGTCATGGCGTTACCATTTTAATCGTTTTTTGTTAACTTGTAAGTAACAGGTGCTACACCTAATCTATTTCGAAGAAATTCATTCCTTAATTGGTCTTTCCTATTAACACTTGGCATCCATTTGAATATTCTCATTTCTGTCATCCTCATCCTTTGTTATGTTGCTTCTTAATAGCCCAATATTTTGACATGTACATTATAGCTGGCTTAACAATTGTTCTATAAAACTTACTTTTATTTCTAAGAGGCATTGTATTTGTCACATAAAACTCCATgtgcttctttttgttttactCAACTTTCCTTGATCCTATTTGTGACATTTTCTATAAGTTCCTTATTGTTTTGGATTATAGAGCCTAAATACCATAAAGTTCTACTAATATCAATATTATCTATATTAACTCATTTTTCATTTCTACTAGTCTATTTGCTGAAATTACATTTAACATTTTTGTTTTACCCTATTATCTTGAAAACCTTATCTTCTAAGTATTTCTCCACATCTCCCATGTAAA from Dioscorea cayenensis subsp. rotundata cultivar TDr96_F1 chromosome 7, TDr96_F1_v2_PseudoChromosome.rev07_lg8_w22 25.fasta, whole genome shotgun sequence carries:
- the LOC120265613 gene encoding microtubule-binding protein TANGLED1; this translates as MVAKTPTKEKRMAAALNPTLIRETVKKVDQCMARLQELQYTVNGRTKVVAGVKLSPRSTRGYLKTSLRCKQESIRMKNAAAAKSPGKFQESTNGEWRRMSLPAMLLGETVVEILQASKFAKEIVTKTRTINDPKTPGSCSVRRNKTKARIHCESTELRTKRTQEKQQLRRSRRFESNSTVIPRARSRITFKASSPSPSKASVLMRRHSVTAQRVSPKNRPWAKKTVLFPNPLFLDSTQQKQEQFYKTRSPIISRLRQQTPRKFLVKSPTTSLKSQFKNKKAVPVVTSNQLSSSSPIRTMALAKAQRCSFSPSKLASRFISPLKMRKSMNM